Below is a genomic region from Candidatus Binatia bacterium.
TCGAAGTTGGTCGACCAGCCCAGCGAGAGCGCGTAGACGTCGTCGTTGAAGATGCGCAGCATGTCTTGCGCGTTCTTCGTGTTCATCGTGGGCTGCTGATCGAGGTATTGGAACGGCACGAGCGCGGGACCGTTATAGTTCGCCTCGTTGTAGGTCAGCGTGTTGACCATGTGCGAGTTGATCGGCGTGGTCAAGCTGAGATCTTGCTCGATCGCCGCCTTGAGGTCGCCGGTGCCGTAGGCGTATTGGTCGACCGTTACGGTGCCCTCGAAGTCGCTACCCAAGACCTTCGCGTCTACCGGCCCGGCGACGAGGTTGGCGTCGCCGCGCCAGGTCGCGAGGCTCTGCGGCTCGCCCTGACCGGAGGGTTGGCTGTACTCGCCGACGGTGAGCTGCGCGGACAGTGGGATGACGAAGTGCTGGAAGAAGTCGCTGGGCCGGACTTGGAACTCCGGAATCTTGTTGATCCCAACGGCCTGCTGCGAGTAGATCTTGTCGAACTCCATCTGGTAGTCGGCGCCCGTGGTCGTGTACTGCATCAAGTAGTCGAACTCGGACTGATTGTTGAACTGCGTTATGTTGCCGAAGCTGGCGCTGCTGTCGCTGATGTTGTACGTGGTGGTTTGGTTGAGATTCTGGTTGAACTGTCGCGTGTCGCTGAAGGTAAAGCTGTTGCTGCTGGATTGTCCGCCGACCCCGCTGTGCGCGAAGCTGTAGTTCTGTGAGGTCTGCGCGGTCTGGTGGACGATGGACTCGCTGATGGACTCGTTGGGCGGGATGCTGACCAACGGACCATAGTTGGATTGGTAGCTGAGCTGGAAGTTTCCGCGCAGGTGCTGTGAAAAATTCTCCTGCTCCGCGAGGGCCAGGTTCGTCTGCCGCCCGCCGCCGGTCTGATTGTTGATCGTATAGACGTTGACGCTGACGCTGCGGCGGCCTTTCTTGCTCGAGTAGAAGCCGACGTAGCCGAGGCCGAGCCCGAGCTTCGTGAAATAGTTGACGATGTAGTAGCCGTAGTAGTACGCGTCCTTGCCGAACGGGATCTGGATCTTGATCCAGGCGCCCTCGTACGAATCGTATCCGACTTCGGGGAACCAGTGCGCGTGAGCGCGTTGGTTCTCGACGGTGCGCAACGGAATGATCAGCAGCGGCAGGTAGAAGACCGCCGCCAGACCGAGCCAGAGCACCGCCTTGTGGATGACGATCTTGTCTCCGGGATAGACCTCCATGTCCTTGCCGGTGATGTGATAGCCGCCGCGTGGGTTCTCGCAGGTCGTGACGTACGGATTGAGACCGTGGGCGGTCCCGTCGGGATCGGTGTGCAGGTCGCTGGCCGAGAAATGGACCAAGCCGCGCTGTACGCCTTCGTCGCTCGCGCCCTTGCCGTTCGTAAGCTTAGCCGTCTGCGCGACCGTGTCGAAGACGATGACGTCGCCGGTCAGCACCGAGTTGTGCTCGTGGTTGATCAGGAACGGATGGCCTGTGATCGTGATCGTCCGGTTCCCGTCATAGTGCGCCTTGTCGCCGACGATCTCTTCGTCGCCGTAGTACACGTGGACGTTGCCGATGGCGTCGCTCGGCTGCCCGCGCTCGCGGTTGCCGCTCCACGTGTCCGAGATGATGGCGACGAAGCCGGGCGCAAGCGTCGGCACGCCGGTCGGCTCGGGCGTGGGCTCCGGCGTGGCCTGGCCGGCCGGCGGTATCGGCGGCGGCGTCTCGCCGCCGCGGATCAGGAAGATTGGCTCGGTGGATACCGCCGGGTTCGGCGTCGCGGTGGGGACGGGCGGCGGCGTGACGGCGGGCGTGTGCCCCGGCAGCGGATGCGGCGTCGCGTTGAGCGTGTACGTGCCGTTGCCGACGCCCTGCGGCACCGCCGGCGGACCTGGCGTCTGCGCCGGGGCCGGGCTCGCAGTCGCGCCCGGCGTGGGGCTGCCTTGCGGCGTGGGCGTTGCCTGGGCGATCGTCGTCTGGGCGCCGCTTGAGGAGTCTTGAGCGTAGCGCTGCGCGCAACTCTGGCCGTTGAGCAGCGACAACGCCAGCTGTTCTTGCGGATCCCCGTCCGCGGCCGGCGCGCCGGCCGGTACGACCCAGGCGACGAAAGCGGCGAAAGCGGTGATCGCGGCTATGCCGCGATTGCGCGCCACCCGCGCGTCAGCGCTCTTCCAGGAGCAGCAGAAGCGCACCGGCTGTCCCCATGATAATGTTCGGCAACCACGCGGCGAGATAGGGATTGAGCGCTCCATTGCGGCCGAACGCGGCGGCCGCGGACACCATCAAGTAGTAGACGAAAAACGCGATGATCGAGAGCGCGATGCCGAGCGTCTTGCCACGCTTTCCGAAGCGCAGCGCGAGCGGTAGCGCTACCACGACGCCGATGATGCACGAGAACGGCCACGCGAGCTTGTCCGCGAGATTGATCTGGAGGTTGCCCATCGCCGTGCCGCCGATGCCTTGCTGCTGCAGCGCGTTGACCTGCGTGCGCAACGACTTGCTGCTCATGGTCCAGGGGTCGTTGTTGACCTGACTCACGAACTGCGAGGCCGTTTCGCCCAACGGCAGGCCGATGATAACGCTGTTGACGCGCTGCTGGTTCGTCAGGAATCCGTCGTTGTTGAATCGCGTGTCGATGACGTCGTGCAGCACGAGCGTACTGCCCTGCACCGTGGCGCTCTTTGCCTGGAGCGTTTCGTTCCACATTCCGTATTTCGCCGGCTTGAATATCTGCACGTCCATCATGGTCTTGTTGTCCGGGGCGACTTGCGTCACGTAGAACGTGTTGCCCGTATCGGGATCCTTGCGAAAGAACTGTGGTTCCACGGGCAGCGCGTCGGTGTGATAGATGATTTGATAAAAAGTGCGGGTGGAAAGGTCGACGGAGCGCGGCGCGACAAATTCGTTGATGCCGTAGGATAAGGCGAACATCGCGAGGCCGAAGACGAACGGCGACAGCACGATGCGCATTACCGGGATGCCGGCGGTGCGCATTGCGGTCACCTCGTTGTCGCCCATCACGCGGCCGATCGCCAGCAGTGCGGCGAAGAGGCTCGCGAACGGAAACGCCATCGGCGTTGCCTGCGGAATCCGGAAGAGGACGAAGCGCAGCACGAGAAAGAACGGCGCGTGTTGGTTGATGATGTAATCGGCCGCGAGAAAGAAGATGTTGAGGGCCCAAAACAACAGGAACGCGCCGAGCGCAAACAAGAACGGGCCGACCATTTCTCGCAGCAGATAGCCGTCGAGAATGGGTATGCGAAGCGGCCACGCGCTGACGCGACGGAGCGGCTGCAGATGCGTCAGCGTTGCCAAAGAGCGGAGGCGATTCCTAGTAGCTGCGGTACGCGTTGATCACGCGCACGACGTACGCGCGCGTCTCGGGATACGGGGGCACGCCGTGATAGCGATCGACGGCCCCGGGGCCGGCGTTGTAGGCGGCTACCGCGAGCGTGACGTTGTTGTGATAATGACGAAGCAGCGTATGGAGATAGCCGGTGCCGCAGTGCACGTTTTCGACCGGGTCGAACGGATTGCCGATGCCGCAGCCGGCGGACGTGCCGGGCATGAGCTGCATCAATCCCTGGGCCCCCGCGATGCTGACCGCAGAGGGATTGCCCGCCGACTCGGCCATCATCACGGCCCGTATCAGGCCGGCCGGGACGCCGTCGGTTTGCGCGGCACCGTCGACCAGCGAGCTAAGGGTGGCGGGGTCGAGCGAGTGGGAGGCGTACGGCAGGTAACCGCCGCCGGCGCACCCGTACAGCAGGCCGAGAAGTCCGCAAAGCCCGACCAGTCGACTCATGGCACCTGCGCCTTTCTTCTCATCCCGTAAGCAGGCCTGGCAGGCAGGCCACCGTCGGACTCCGCAATTTTCCGATGGATTTCCGGCTGGGGCACCGCTAGAGTCATAGACATGCCGAAAACGAATCTCAACGCCGACCTCATTCACGATGTCTGCCGGTACGTCGAGGATCATAGCGACGAAGCCTTGACGCTGGCTGAGCTTGCCTCGCACGCCTCGATGAGCCGCTTTCATTTCGCCCGCACGTTCAAAGCCGTGGTGGGCGTAACGCCCAAGCAGTACCTCGCCACGGTTCGCCTGCGCAAGCTCAAGGACGGCCTAGGCAAGGCCCGATCCATCGACCGAGCCGCGCACGACGCCGGATACGGCTCGACCAGCCGCATCTACGAACGCGCCGCCTCGAGTTTGGGAATGACGCCGGCGCAGTACCGCCGGGGCGGCGAAGGCGTCTCGATCTCCTACGCGTCGTTTCCGACGCCGATCGGACTGATGATGATCGGTGCGACGGACCGCGGCATCTGCTTCGTGGGATTCGGCGATGCTCCGGATGAGTTGCTCGAACGCTTACGGGCGGAGTATCGCAACGCGCACGTCGAGCCGATGCGCGAGCCATACCACGCCGACTTCGTCGCCTGGGTGGACGCGATCTCGCGTCACCTCGCGGGAGAGATTCCGCGGCCGGAGCTTCCGCTCGACATCCACGCGACGGCCTTTCAAATGCGCGTGTGGAAGTATCTGCAGACGATCCCGTCCGGCGACGTCGCATCATATGGAGAAGTCGCGAGCGCGATCGGATCGCCCAATGGTGCGCGCGCCGTCGCGCGAGCGTGCGCGCAAAATCCGGCCGCGGTGCTCATTCCGTGCCATCGGGTGATACGGGGTTCGGGAAATCTCGGCGGCTATCGCTGGGGAATCGCTCGCAAGCGCGGACTGATCGACAAAGAGCGCGCGGCCAAGGCCGCCAACGCGTGACGGCCTACGATCTCGTCGTAATCGGAACGGGAAGTTCCGGAAATGCCGTCGCCACGACTTGCGCGCGTGCCGGCAGGCGCGTTGCAATCGTCGACGAGCTTCCCTACGGCGGCACGTGCGAGCTGCGGGGCTGCGATCCGAAGAAGGTGCTCGTCGGAGCCGCGGAGCTGATCGACTGGTGCGATCGCATGCGCGGCAGCGGTTTCTCCGGCGAGGCGCGGATCGACTGGCCCGAGCTGATGCGCTTCAAGCGCACGTTCACCGACCCGGTTCCGCAGCAGCGGGAAGAAAGCTACAGCGCACTCGGAATCGAGACGTATCACGGCCAGGCGCGCTTCGTCGATCCGGCGACGATAAGCGTTGGGGATCGACGGCTCGAGACGCGTCACGTCGTCCTGGCCACCGGCGCGCGGCCGGCGAACCTCCAGATCGCGGGCGAAGAGCACCTGATCACCAGCACCGACTTCCTTGACTTGGAACGGATGCCGCGTCGCGTCGCGTTCATCGGCGGCGGCTATATCGCGTTCGAGTTTGCGCACCTCGCGGTACGCGCAGGCGCGGCGCCCGTCATTCTGCAGCGCGGCCCGCGCGTGCTGACCGGCTTCGACCCGGGCCTGGTCGACGCGCTCGTCGACGTCAGCGGGGCGGTCGGGATCGACGTGCGCGTCCAGTGCGAAGTGCACGCGGCCGAGAAGATCGCGGCCGGCTTCGTCGTGAGCGGTATCGCCGGCGGAGAGGAGTTTTCCCTCGAGTGCGACCTGGTCGTTCACGCGGCGGGTCGCATCCCGGATCTCGACGACCTCGATCTTGCCGCCGGCAACGTGCAGCGAACCGACAAGGGCGTCGCGGTCAACGAGTTTTTGCAGAGCCGCAGCAACGCCGCCGTCTATGCGGTCGGCGACTGCGCCGATGGGGGTGGCCTGCCGCTCACGCCGACCGCATCGGTGGAGGGCGAAGTCGCGGCGCGCAACCTCCTCGAGGGCAATCGGCACTCCGTCGATTTCGCGGGCCTCGTCAGCATCGTGTACACGATTCCGCCGCTCGGGTCGACCGGCCTCACGCAGGCGGCGGCCGACGAGCGGGGCCTGCGCTGCACGGTCGGCGCCGCCGACTCAACGCAATGGTACTCGTCGCGGCGGATACACGCGCGGCGTTCGGCATTTCGCGTGATCGTCGAGGACTCGACCGGACGGATCCTCGGCGCGCACGTTCTCGGTCCGCACGCCGAGGAGTTGCTCAACGTCTTCTCGCTCGCGATTCGCGCTCAGATCCCGGCTGCGACTCTGGGAGGCGCGCTCTTTGCATACCCGACGGCGTCGTCCGACATCGCCGGAATGCTCCAAGGCTCCAAATAACCGCTTAGCACTCACTACCTAAGAGCGCTAAAGCGCTTCACTTTGTTGTGCCGCCCCTCCGAAGCGGGCCTTCGAAATCTTGCCTTAGCCCTGCCTGGGGCGTATAGTGGTGGGAAGTAGTGTGTAGTGGTGCCTTACGGAGGGGTTTGTGCACGCGGAGCTCCCGCGTTTCGCGGGTTCGGAGCAACATGCTCTCGACCACAAGGGGCGTCTCATCGTACCCGCCCGCTTTCGCGAGCGGCTCGGTCCGCAATTTGTCCTAACCATCGCCCCTCCGGATCCATGTCTCGCGCTCTATCCCAGCGCCACGTGGGTCGAGGCCTGCGGCCGCCTCGAGTCGGTATCCCAAAAAGACGAAGCCTATCGGCGCTTTCTCCGCTACCTGTTCGCCCATACGGAAGAGGTCGCGTGCGACGCGCAGGGCCGCGTCGTCGTGCCGTCGCTGCTGCGCTCGTACGCGGGCATCGAACGCTTCGTCGTTTCCGTGGGCCTGCTGACCCGCATCGAAATTTGGGCGAAGGAGCGCTACGCCTTCGAGTCGCCGCCGGAGGGCGACGTTCCGCGCTTCATGGCCGAGTTCGGGCTGTAGGCGTCAGGCGTAAGCGATGTGGTGCCGATGTGATGCACGTCTCGGTGCTTGTGGAGCCGGCCCTGGAGTACTTGGCGATCCGGCCGGATGGGATCTACGTCGATGCGACGTTCGGAGCGGGCGGTCATTCCCGTGCGATCCTGCAGCGCCTTCGAGACGGCCGTTTGATTGCACTCGATGCCGATCCGAGTGCTGCTGCGGCGGAGATCGCCGATCCGCGCTTCACCTTCTTTCACGACAATTTCCGGAACCTCGACCGCGTCCTCGATCGAGCCGGCATCGGCTCGATCGACGGCGTTCTCTTCGACTTGGGAGTTTCGTCGATGCAACTTGACGATCCGGAGCGTGGATTTTCGCTCGCGAAATCCTCGCCGCTGGACATGCGCATGGATCCGGCCGTCGGGCCGAGCGCATACGAGATTCTGGCGACCGCCAGCGAGGGCGAGCTCGCCGATATCTTCTTCGCGTACGGCGAGGAGCGCTCGGCGCGGCGAATTGCGCGCGCGATCGTGGCGCGCCGCGCGCTCGGCGAGCTGCCCAACACCGCGGCCGAGTTCGCCGGCCTCGTGGCGGGCGTCGTGCGCCGGCCGGGCCGGCGCGAGCGGATTCATCCCGCGACGCGCGTCTTTCAGGCTCTGCGCATCGCGGCCAACGACGAGCTCGACGCTCTGCGCGATGGCTTGCGAAGCGCGATCGGCCGGCTGCGCTCCGCGGGACGCGTCGTCGCGATCAGCTTTCATTCGCTCGAAGACCGCATCGTCAAGCGGACGTACCGCGACGACGCGCGGCTCGACGTGCTCACGAAGCGCCCGATCCTCCCGTCCGAGGAAGAGATCGCGCAGAACCGTCGCGCCCGCAGCGCCAAGCTGCGCGCCGCGCAGCGAAAGGCGAGCTGAATGATCCAGCCACAGCGACACGACCGAACCATACGCATCGGTAATCCTCGGGCCGTGCGCGCCGCAACCCAACGGCGCAAGGCGCGTAAGAAGCGCGCTCGTTACGTCGGCGTCACGCGCACGCTTGCGGTACTCACCGCTGTGCTGGCGCTGCTCATGAGCTACGTCGTACTGACGTCGAGCCTGACCGGCCTGAGCTACGCGGTCGCCAAAGCGCAGGCCAACCGCGAAACTCTTCAAGAGGAGACGATGCGGCTCGACGACCGCATTGCGGCGCTGCGTTCCGACGACCGCCTCTCGCAGCTTGCGGCGCGCCTCGGAATGACGGAGCCGGCGCGCCTCGCGGTCGTGCGCATCGCAGTGCCGCGAGTCGTCCGGGCCAAGCCGTCCTTCCCGGTGCTGTCGTCGCTCGCCGGATTCTTCGCTCCGGCCGTGGCACGCCAGCAGTAGCGGCGCCGCGGCTTCAATGCATCAGCGGACCTTTGCGCGCGTCGCCCCGATGCGCGCGAGGCTGTTCTTTTACGCGTGCATGGTCGTCGCGCTCTTTCTCGCGTGGCGCCTGAGCGTCGTGCAAGGGCTCGATGGACGGCTCTACGCCAAGGAGGCACTGGCGCAGCGCTCCGACACGGTCGAGGTGTTCGCGCGCCGTGGCAGCATCTTAGACCGCAACGGCAACGTCCTCGTGCGCTCCATGCCGTCCGAGAGCGTCTACGCCATACCGAGAGAGATCCTCGATCCCGATGCAACCGCCGCGAAGCTCCGAACGATCTTCGGCAAACTCGATCCCGGCGTGGTCGCGGCGCTGCACGATCGGCATCTTTGGTTCGTCTGGATCGCGCGCAAAGTATCGCACGATCTCGCGCAGCGTGTGCGCGCATTGGACGGCCCGGGCATCGCGCTCAAGGAGGAAGACACGGGGTTGCGGGTCGACACCAGCGGATCGCTGGCCTCGACGGTGCTCGGGTTCGTCGGTACCGACGAAAACGGCTTGGACGGCGTCGAATATGCCTACGACGACGTACTGCGCGGCCGGTCGGGGCGAGTCACGCTCGAAGCCGATCAGTTCGGCCGTCCGATTCCGTTCGGGCTCGAGCGCGTCGTAACGCCCGCGCAGGCCGGCTCCACCGTGCAGCTGACGCTCGATCCGTACCTCCAATTCGTTGCGGAGCACGCGCTTCGCCAACAGGTGCGCGCGTTTCACGCGCTCGACGGTACCGCGATCGTGATGGATCCGTGGACCGGGGAGATCCTCGCGTTGGCTAATCTCCCGGACTTCGATCCGAACCGTTTCTGGAAATTCGACGACGACGCGCGCCGCGACCGAGGGGTGATGGATGCGTACGAGCCGGGCTCGACGTACAAGCTCATCACGGCGGCGGCGGCGCTGGATTCGCGCAAGGTCACCTGGACCAGCCGCTTCCCCGCACGCGACACGATCGAAGTAGGCGGGCGCACGATTCACAACGCGGAAGATGGCTTCATGGCCGGCACCGGCGGAAGCGAAACGCTGGAACAGATCGTCGAGTTTTCGCACAACGTGGGTGCGGCGGAAGTCGGCCTCTCGATAGGGGCGAAGACATTTTACGCGATGGAACGCAAGGCCGGCTTCGGAGACCCAAGCGGCGTCGGTCTGCCGGGCGAGAATCCCGGCATCGTCCCGCCTCCCTCCCAGTGGAGCGGTTCATCGCTCGCGACGATGTCGTTCGGTCAAGGTGTCTCCGTGACGCCGCTAGCGATGGCACGCTACTACTGCGCGGTCGCGAACGGCGGGAATCTCATGGAACCGCACATCGTGCGCGCCGTCTACGACCAGCAAGGCAAGCTCGTGCGGCGCGTCACGCCGAGGATCGTGCGGCGCGTCTTCTCGCAGCACACCGCGGAAGAGCTGCGGACGATCCTGCGAGCGGTCGTCTTGCATGGTACCGGCGACCCGACGGCACAGATTCCCGGATATGCGACGGCGGGCAAGACCGGAACGGCGGAGATGGTGGTGGACGGCGAGTACCGAGGCGGATACTATGCGGCGTCGTTCATCGGCATGGTCCCCTATCCGCGACCACGCTACGTCGTCTACGTGAAAGTGGAGCGTCCGATCGGCTCGTACTACGGCAGCGTCGTCGCGGCCCCGGCCTTCGCCGCCATCTCGCGCGCTGCGATGTTGCATGCGGGAGTCCTGCCGAGCGCAGCCGTTGCGCGAAATGGGCGGTGAACGCGCGGTCGCACTGGCGACGCTGCTCAAGCGCCTGCCGGACGCGCAGATAACCGGCGCTCGCGAAATCGACGTTACGAGCATCGAGACCGCGTCGCAGGCGGTCCGGCCGGGAGCGCTCTTCGTGGCGCTGCGCGGGACGCATACGGACGGCCATAGCTACGTGCCCGAGGCGATCGCCGGCGGCGCGCGCGCGGTCGTGGTCGAGGAGTCTCCGGAAACGATTGCCTCCGGCGCGACGGTCGTGCGCGTCGCGGACACGCGCCGCGCGCTCTCGGGGTTGTCGGCGGCCTTCTTCGGCGATCCGTCGCTTT
It encodes:
- a CDS encoding LptF/LptG family permease — encoded protein: MATLTHLQPLRRVSAWPLRIPILDGYLLREMVGPFLFALGAFLLFWALNIFFLAADYIINQHAPFFLVLRFVLFRIPQATPMAFPFASLFAALLAIGRVMGDNEVTAMRTAGIPVMRIVLSPFVFGLAMFALSYGINEFVAPRSVDLSTRTFYQIIYHTDALPVEPQFFRKDPDTGNTFYVTQVAPDNKTMMDVQIFKPAKYGMWNETLQAKSATVQGSTLVLHDVIDTRFNNDGFLTNQQRVNSVIIGLPLGETASQFVSQVNNDPWTMSSKSLRTQVNALQQQGIGGTAMGNLQINLADKLAWPFSCIIGVVVALPLALRFGKRGKTLGIALSIIAFFVYYLMVSAAAAFGRNGALNPYLAAWLPNIIMGTAGALLLLLEER
- a CDS encoding lytic transglycosylase domain-containing protein; this translates as MSRLVGLCGLLGLLYGCAGGGYLPYASHSLDPATLSSLVDGAAQTDGVPAGLIRAVMMAESAGNPSAVSIAGAQGLMQLMPGTSAGCGIGNPFDPVENVHCGTGYLHTLLRHYHNNVTLAVAAYNAGPGAVDRYHGVPPYPETRAYVVRVINAYRSY
- a CDS encoding methylated-DNA--[protein]-cysteine S-methyltransferase; this translates as MPKTNLNADLIHDVCRYVEDHSDEALTLAELASHASMSRFHFARTFKAVVGVTPKQYLATVRLRKLKDGLGKARSIDRAAHDAGYGSTSRIYERAASSLGMTPAQYRRGGEGVSISYASFPTPIGLMMIGATDRGICFVGFGDAPDELLERLRAEYRNAHVEPMREPYHADFVAWVDAISRHLAGEIPRPELPLDIHATAFQMRVWKYLQTIPSGDVASYGEVASAIGSPNGARAVARACAQNPAAVLIPCHRVIRGSGNLGGYRWGIARKRGLIDKERAAKAANA
- a CDS encoding NAD(P)/FAD-dependent oxidoreductase; the protein is MTAYDLVVIGTGSSGNAVATTCARAGRRVAIVDELPYGGTCELRGCDPKKVLVGAAELIDWCDRMRGSGFSGEARIDWPELMRFKRTFTDPVPQQREESYSALGIETYHGQARFVDPATISVGDRRLETRHVVLATGARPANLQIAGEEHLITSTDFLDLERMPRRVAFIGGGYIAFEFAHLAVRAGAAPVILQRGPRVLTGFDPGLVDALVDVSGAVGIDVRVQCEVHAAEKIAAGFVVSGIAGGEEFSLECDLVVHAAGRIPDLDDLDLAAGNVQRTDKGVAVNEFLQSRSNAAVYAVGDCADGGGLPLTPTASVEGEVAARNLLEGNRHSVDFAGLVSIVYTIPPLGSTGLTQAAADERGLRCTVGAADSTQWYSSRRIHARRSAFRVIVEDSTGRILGAHVLGPHAEELLNVFSLAIRAQIPAATLGGALFAYPTASSDIAGMLQGSK
- the mraZ gene encoding division/cell wall cluster transcriptional repressor MraZ, yielding MHAELPRFAGSEQHALDHKGRLIVPARFRERLGPQFVLTIAPPDPCLALYPSATWVEACGRLESVSQKDEAYRRFLRYLFAHTEEVACDAQGRVVVPSLLRSYAGIERFVVSVGLLTRIEIWAKERYAFESPPEGDVPRFMAEFGL
- the rsmH gene encoding 16S rRNA (cytosine(1402)-N(4))-methyltransferase RsmH — encoded protein: MHVSVLVEPALEYLAIRPDGIYVDATFGAGGHSRAILQRLRDGRLIALDADPSAAAAEIADPRFTFFHDNFRNLDRVLDRAGIGSIDGVLFDLGVSSMQLDDPERGFSLAKSSPLDMRMDPAVGPSAYEILATASEGELADIFFAYGEERSARRIARAIVARRALGELPNTAAEFAGLVAGVVRRPGRRERIHPATRVFQALRIAANDELDALRDGLRSAIGRLRSAGRVVAISFHSLEDRIVKRTYRDDARLDVLTKRPILPSEEEIAQNRRARSAKLRAAQRKAS
- a CDS encoding penicillin-binding protein 2; this encodes MHQRTFARVAPMRARLFFYACMVVALFLAWRLSVVQGLDGRLYAKEALAQRSDTVEVFARRGSILDRNGNVLVRSMPSESVYAIPREILDPDATAAKLRTIFGKLDPGVVAALHDRHLWFVWIARKVSHDLAQRVRALDGPGIALKEEDTGLRVDTSGSLASTVLGFVGTDENGLDGVEYAYDDVLRGRSGRVTLEADQFGRPIPFGLERVVTPAQAGSTVQLTLDPYLQFVAEHALRQQVRAFHALDGTAIVMDPWTGEILALANLPDFDPNRFWKFDDDARRDRGVMDAYEPGSTYKLITAAAALDSRKVTWTSRFPARDTIEVGGRTIHNAEDGFMAGTGGSETLEQIVEFSHNVGAAEVGLSIGAKTFYAMERKAGFGDPSGVGLPGENPGIVPPPSQWSGSSLATMSFGQGVSVTPLAMARYYCAVANGGNLMEPHIVRAVYDQQGKLVRRVTPRIVRRVFSQHTAEELRTILRAVVLHGTGDPTAQIPGYATAGKTGTAEMVVDGEYRGGYYAASFIGMVPYPRPRYVVYVKVERPIGSYYGSVVAAPAFAAISRAAMLHAGVLPSAAVARNGR